One Clostridium estertheticum DNA segment encodes these proteins:
- the ruvX gene encoding Holliday junction resolvase RuvX encodes MRVLGLDIGDRTIGVAVCDPLGLTAQGITTIKRKSIVLDIVEIAKICKEYNVETIVSGLPKNMNGTIGPQGEKVQRFCDALCETLDLPIKMWDERLSTVAANRVMLEGDLTRSKRKKIVDKIAATFILQGYLDSLGTRL; translated from the coding sequence ATGAGAGTATTAGGGTTAGATATTGGAGATAGAACAATAGGAGTAGCTGTATGTGATCCATTAGGATTAACAGCACAAGGAATCACAACCATCAAAAGGAAAAGTATAGTTTTAGATATTGTAGAAATTGCTAAAATATGCAAGGAATACAATGTAGAAACTATTGTTTCAGGGCTTCCTAAAAACATGAATGGAACTATAGGACCACAAGGAGAAAAAGTTCAACGCTTTTGTGATGCACTTTGCGAAACCTTGGATTTACCAATAAAAATGTGGGATGAGAGATTAAGTACAGTAGCCGCAAATAGAGTAATGCTAGAGGGTGATTTAACTAGGTCTAAAAGGAAAAAAATTGTAGATAAAATTGCAGCTACATTCATTTTGCAAGGATATTTAGATAGTTTAGGCACACGTCTATAA
- a CDS encoding IreB family regulatory phosphoprotein, whose product MDTNQNTVQFDFVKDKKDLTKTILTDVYNSLIKKGYNPVNQMVGYLISGDPTYITNYNGARALVRKLERDEILEEVLKSYLDIKK is encoded by the coding sequence ATGGATACTAATCAAAATACAGTCCAATTTGATTTTGTAAAAGATAAAAAAGATTTAACAAAAACTATTTTGACTGACGTATATAATTCACTTATAAAAAAAGGATATAACCCTGTAAATCAAATGGTAGGTTATTTGATTTCAGGAGATCCCACATATATAACGAATTACAATGGAGCAAGAGCGTTAGTAAGAAAGCTAGAGAGGGATGAAATCTTAGAAGAAGTATTAAAATCTTATCTAGACATTAAAAAATAA
- the alaS gene encoding alanine--tRNA ligase yields MEKLGLNEIRESFLKFFEGKDHLRLESFPLVPKNDASLLLVNAGMQPLKPYFTGIQAPPSIRITTCQKCIRTGDIENVGKTSRHGTFFEMLGNFSFGDYFKSEIIPWAWEYTTEVLKIPKENLYVTIYLEDDEAFDIWSKNTDIDAERIFRLGKEDNFWEIGQGPCGPSSEIHFDRNVKRGQIKTAEEFVKAGNDDRVIEFWNLVFTQFDKDEQGNYNKLKNPNIDTGMGLERIAAIMQGTNSIFEVDTIKNILEEVSRVSKVKYGVSSKEDISLRIITDHVRSTTFMISDGVLPSNEGRGYVLRRLLRRAARHGKLLGIKNAFLNKLCSTVIENSFKAYPELKEKAGYIKKVIKLEEERFSETLDSGMDILKAYIEELESSKNKVLSGDKAFKLYDTFGFPYELTEEILEDAGIGIDLEGFNSEMQSQKQRARSARGHSNYMGNGENELNLIPKNIETKFSGYDKTQLQAVAKVLINGEELVKELTKGSKGIIVTDVTPFYAEMGGQIGDRGIIFNDNFKAEVYDCQKNASGKVVHFVVVIEGKLQTDEFVTLKVDKERRTEICRNHTATHMLQEALKRVLGDHVHQSGSYVDEDKLRFDFTHFSALTEDEVIKVEQLVNNNIMQSYKVETNVMTIKKAKESGAIALFDEKYQEDVRVVSVGAYSKELCGGTHVRNSGEIGLFKILSEVGVAAGVRRIEAITGSNSIKYLEEKNNLIKEIASTLKCSEKDITNKLQIQLAELKDKEKEILSLKGKLATSSIEEILDDVKVVKGVKVICGAVKGIDGDALRDLADKLRDKLGDGVVVLGSRVDDKVEFVAMASKSAIDSGVHCGKIIKEVAKIAGGGGGGRPDMAQAGGKLPEKLDEAINNVPSIIENFVK; encoded by the coding sequence ATGGAAAAATTAGGATTGAATGAAATTAGAGAATCCTTTCTCAAATTTTTTGAAGGTAAAGATCATCTTAGACTGGAGAGTTTTCCTCTAGTACCTAAGAATGATGCTAGTTTATTACTTGTAAATGCAGGTATGCAACCACTTAAACCATATTTTACAGGAATACAAGCACCACCGAGTATTAGAATAACTACTTGTCAAAAATGTATTCGAACAGGTGATATTGAGAATGTTGGAAAGACCTCAAGACATGGTACTTTTTTTGAAATGCTTGGAAATTTTTCTTTTGGGGATTATTTTAAGAGTGAAATTATTCCATGGGCTTGGGAGTATACAACAGAGGTTTTAAAAATACCAAAAGAAAATTTATATGTAACTATATATTTAGAGGATGATGAAGCTTTTGATATATGGAGTAAAAATACAGATATTGATGCTGAACGCATTTTTAGATTAGGAAAAGAAGATAACTTTTGGGAAATAGGTCAAGGACCTTGTGGACCAAGTTCTGAAATACACTTTGATAGGAATGTAAAACGCGGTCAAATAAAAACTGCAGAAGAGTTTGTTAAGGCAGGAAACGACGATAGAGTAATAGAATTTTGGAATTTAGTATTCACCCAATTTGACAAGGATGAACAGGGTAACTATAACAAATTAAAGAATCCCAACATAGATACAGGTATGGGTCTTGAAAGAATAGCTGCCATAATGCAAGGTACTAATAGCATTTTTGAAGTAGATACTATAAAAAATATTTTAGAAGAAGTTTCAAGGGTGTCAAAAGTAAAATATGGAGTAAGCAGTAAAGAGGATATATCGCTCCGAATTATAACAGACCATGTTAGAAGCACAACTTTCATGATAAGTGATGGGGTACTTCCATCTAATGAGGGAAGAGGCTATGTTCTTAGGCGATTACTTAGGCGCGCAGCAAGACATGGTAAATTACTTGGGATTAAAAATGCTTTTTTAAATAAACTTTGTAGTACTGTTATTGAAAATTCCTTTAAAGCATATCCTGAATTAAAAGAAAAGGCAGGTTATATTAAAAAGGTTATAAAACTTGAAGAGGAAAGATTTTCAGAAACTTTAGATTCTGGTATGGATATTTTAAAAGCTTATATAGAAGAGCTCGAAAGCAGTAAAAACAAAGTTTTAAGTGGTGACAAAGCTTTTAAATTATACGATACCTTTGGTTTTCCATACGAGCTTACAGAAGAAATACTAGAAGATGCTGGAATAGGTATTGATTTAGAGGGTTTTAATAGTGAAATGCAAAGTCAAAAGCAAAGAGCAAGATCTGCTAGAGGACATTCAAATTATATGGGTAATGGAGAAAATGAACTAAATCTAATTCCTAAAAATATAGAAACAAAATTTAGCGGATATGATAAAACCCAATTGCAAGCTGTGGCCAAAGTTTTAATTAACGGTGAAGAACTTGTTAAAGAGCTAACAAAGGGTTCAAAAGGCATTATTGTCACAGATGTAACTCCTTTTTATGCCGAAATGGGAGGACAAATTGGGGACAGAGGAATAATCTTCAATGATAATTTCAAGGCTGAAGTTTACGATTGTCAAAAGAATGCGTCTGGTAAAGTCGTACACTTTGTTGTGGTGATAGAAGGAAAATTGCAAACAGATGAATTCGTAACTCTCAAGGTTGACAAGGAAAGACGAACTGAAATTTGTAGGAATCATACTGCAACTCACATGTTACAAGAAGCATTAAAGAGAGTTTTAGGTGATCATGTTCATCAATCAGGCTCTTACGTAGATGAAGATAAGTTAAGATTTGACTTTACCCATTTTTCTGCACTAACAGAAGATGAGGTTATTAAAGTTGAACAACTTGTAAATAACAATATTATGCAATCATATAAGGTAGAAACTAACGTTATGACTATAAAGAAAGCAAAGGAAAGTGGAGCTATAGCCTTATTTGATGAAAAGTATCAAGAAGATGTTAGAGTTGTATCTGTGGGTGCATATAGTAAGGAACTCTGTGGTGGTACCCATGTAAGAAACTCAGGAGAAATTGGACTATTTAAAATTTTATCTGAAGTAGGGGTAGCTGCAGGCGTTAGAAGAATTGAAGCCATAACTGGTAGTAATTCTATAAAATATTTAGAAGAAAAAAACAATTTAATAAAAGAAATTGCTAGTACATTAAAATGTTCAGAAAAAGATATAACAAATAAATTACAAATTCAATTGGCAGAATTAAAAGACAAAGAAAAAGAAATACTATCCTTAAAAGGCAAGTTAGCAACCTCTTCAATTGAAGAAATCTTAGATGATGTTAAAGTAGTAAAGGGTGTTAAAGTTATTTGTGGCGCTGTTAAAGGAATAGATGGTGATGCCTTAAGAGATTTAGCTGACAAACTTCGAGATAAACTTGGTGATGGTGTGGTGGTGCTTGGAAGTCGCGTAGATGATAAAGTAGAATTTGTAGCAATGGCATCTAAGTCTGCTATAGATAGTGGAGTTCACTGTGGGAAAATAATTAAAGAAGTTGCTAAAATTGCTGGTGGTGGTGGTGGTGGTAGACCGGACATGGCCCAAGCAGGTGGAAAGCTTCCAGAAAAATTAGACGAAGCAATAAATAATGTACCTTCTATAATTGAAAACTTTGTAAAATAG
- a CDS encoding AI-2E family transporter, with the protein MKKISKKMLARTIISIITFVVIFFVAIRIPIIKQLINLVFISFILSYILKPLYMLLIRRGVNKKAAAALIIVGLLGLILLTFIVVIPSIFREGLNIDKAINELGIYLTNANMKIKVLNTNKVMSSIMNNIYHKSNAQILIIFDNLFDSIMGLGENIITYMVSPLIIYYFLCDSENMTNKALIAFPPESRNVIKKIIADIDKVLSRYIMSQLILCVIIAIATFLILMFMKVDFPLILSLINGVFNIIPYFGPIFGVIPAILIGLLSSPKTALYTALWLLALQQIEGSILSPKIIGDSISMHPLTVILLLVIGGEIGGIIGMILAVPLGVVIKVIYEDLNYYLF; encoded by the coding sequence ATGAAAAAAATTAGTAAAAAAATGTTAGCTAGAACTATTATAAGTATTATTACTTTTGTAGTGATATTCTTTGTTGCGATAAGAATACCTATTATTAAACAATTAATAAACTTAGTGTTTATTTCTTTCATTTTGTCATATATACTAAAGCCACTATATATGCTTTTAATTAGAAGAGGTGTAAATAAAAAAGCAGCTGCTGCTTTAATAATAGTGGGGTTATTAGGTTTAATATTATTAACCTTTATAGTAGTAATACCATCAATATTTAGAGAAGGTTTAAACATAGATAAGGCAATAAATGAGTTGGGAATTTATTTGACCAATGCAAACATGAAAATAAAAGTATTAAATACTAATAAGGTCATGAGCAGTATTATGAATAATATATACCACAAATCAAATGCTCAAATACTTATAATATTCGATAATTTGTTTGATTCTATCATGGGCCTTGGTGAGAATATAATAACTTACATGGTTTCGCCCTTAATAATTTATTATTTTCTGTGCGACAGTGAAAATATGACAAATAAGGCATTAATAGCTTTTCCGCCAGAGAGCAGGAATGTAATAAAGAAAATCATAGCGGATATTGATAAAGTATTAAGCAGATATATTATGAGCCAACTTATATTGTGTGTGATTATAGCCATTGCTACCTTTTTAATTTTGATGTTTATGAAGGTTGATTTTCCTTTGATACTTTCTTTAATAAATGGGGTTTTTAACATAATACCGTATTTTGGACCTATATTTGGTGTTATACCTGCCATTTTAATAGGGTTACTATCTTCCCCCAAAACAGCTTTATATACAGCGTTGTGGCTACTTGCACTTCAACAAATCGAAGGAAGTATATTGTCGCCAAAAATAATTGGAGATAGTATAAGCATGCATCCCTTGACAGTGATATTATTATTAGTGATAGGGGGAGAGATAGGAGGGATTATAGGTATGATACTAGCTGTGCCACTTGGAGTCGTGATTAAAGTTATATACGAGGACTTAAACTATTATTTGTTTTAA
- a CDS encoding PRC-barrel domain-containing protein: MFKSKDFIFMDVVSVEGKRIGFIKDLLIDFNKGKVIGFEVSPYKFFHKNVSVLKEDIIYFNKHMVVKKVEKNNYIPLHSFVNMDVIDKCRNVFGMVEDITFTYDTFEIKGITVSSGFITNLLRGKRIMLINELILGEENLLYLPNCYNHSLKSMPHNFFVEGKANEKN, from the coding sequence ATGTTTAAAAGCAAAGATTTTATATTTATGGATGTTGTAAGTGTGGAGGGTAAAAGAATCGGATTTATCAAAGATCTTTTAATCGACTTTAACAAAGGTAAGGTAATTGGATTTGAAGTATCTCCTTATAAATTTTTTCATAAAAATGTAAGTGTATTAAAGGAAGACATTATATATTTTAATAAACATATGGTAGTGAAAAAAGTTGAGAAAAACAATTATATACCTTTGCATAGCTTCGTTAATATGGATGTAATAGACAAATGTAGAAATGTATTTGGTATGGTGGAGGACATTACTTTTACATATGATACCTTTGAAATTAAAGGAATTACAGTGTCTTCAGGTTTTATTACAAATTTACTTAGAGGGAAGAGAATAATGCTAATAAATGAATTAATACTCGGAGAAGAAAACCTTCTTTACCTTCCAAATTGCTATAATCATTCTTTAAAAAGTATGCCGCATAACTTCTTTGTAGAGGGAAAAGCCAATGAAAAAAATTAG
- a CDS encoding GNAT family N-acetyltransferase, with product MVNEIKLAERCNTIAIVDLLNTVTLNLHRKNINQWIYPWDFKEIEIDIKNRSTYMITIDNLIVGTFSIKDVGVNTWNPSIKSNNLYLYRIAILPEYQGKNIGLQIINYACKISIDSKKTLYLDCWAGNEKLKDFYFKVGFDFCGEFPEEDYRISVFKYK from the coding sequence ATGGTGAATGAAATTAAATTAGCAGAGAGATGTAACACAATTGCAATAGTTGACTTATTGAATACAGTCACTTTAAACCTACATCGAAAAAATATAAACCAATGGATATACCCGTGGGATTTTAAAGAAATAGAGATAGATATAAAAAATAGAAGTACATATATGATAACAATAGATAACCTAATAGTTGGCACCTTCTCTATAAAAGATGTAGGTGTAAACACATGGAACCCTAGCATTAAATCAAATAATTTGTATCTTTACCGAATAGCAATATTGCCAGAATACCAAGGGAAAAATATAGGACTACAAATTATTAATTATGCTTGTAAAATTTCAATAGATTCAAAAAAAACATTATATTTGGATTGTTGGGCTGGAAATGAAAAATTAAAAGACTTTTATTTTAAAGTAGGATTTGATTTTTGTGGAGAGTTTCCAGAAGAAGATTACAGGATTAGTGTTTTTAAATATAAATAA
- a CDS encoding cysteine hydrolase, whose amino-acid sequence MKSALLIIDMQKLFKSLKNAEFENILIPNIGKALDIARNKNMTVIHVRTVYKKDKSNWPRVRIHYEKMWCQEDCLESDFIDELTPLMDELVVDKSRFSSFYNTNLENYLYENKIEHIYIAGYATDVCIRFTAVDAYNRDILVTILKDCVLSEREENEQAIEYLKFFTKCLVSTIKEMENN is encoded by the coding sequence ATGAAATCGGCATTACTAATAATTGATATGCAAAAACTGTTTAAAAGTTTAAAAAATGCAGAGTTTGAGAATATACTTATACCTAATATAGGAAAGGCATTAGATATCGCTAGAAATAAAAATATGACCGTTATACACGTTAGAACAGTATATAAAAAAGATAAGAGTAATTGGCCAAGAGTTAGAATTCATTACGAAAAAATGTGGTGTCAGGAGGACTGCTTAGAAAGTGATTTTATTGATGAATTAACGCCACTAATGGATGAGCTTGTTGTTGACAAAAGTAGATTTAGTAGTTTTTACAATACGAATCTTGAAAACTATTTATATGAAAATAAAATTGAACACATTTATATAGCAGGGTATGCAACAGATGTTTGTATTAGATTTACAGCTGTTGATGCTTATAATAGAGATATTTTAGTTACTATACTAAAGGATTGTGTACTTTCAGAAAGAGAAGAAAATGAACAGGCTATAGAATATCTTAAGTTTTTTACTAAATGTTTAGTATCAACCATAAAAGAAATGGAGAATAATTAG